A portion of the Paenibacillus marchantiae genome contains these proteins:
- a CDS encoding AraC family transcriptional regulator — MMRQTVLLTLQDIPYFCYPESVGLYVDHPEHTVLREAGALNNFNIHYVAAGKGYVEVEGVVHELRAGQAVLYFPLQRQHYYSSEDDPWDVRWVHFYGERLHDYMIERGLHRNLLWTLRQQAPWEEAHMALLNEAEQNRMLRPAQLSTLTYAVLAEFVQHAVPLKSTRTSKAESRILGLLPQMQQEACQPFLLQDWADMAGVSSYYFCKMFKSAVEMTPMEFITRSRLQMAKQWLLERPTANIGQIAEEAGYPNASYFNRQFLAHEGMTPTDYRGLYHS, encoded by the coding sequence ATGATGAGACAGACTGTATTGTTAACCCTACAGGATATTCCGTATTTTTGTTATCCAGAATCCGTTGGACTTTATGTCGACCACCCTGAGCACACCGTATTACGAGAGGCTGGCGCGCTTAACAACTTTAATATTCACTACGTTGCTGCGGGCAAGGGCTACGTGGAAGTGGAGGGGGTAGTGCATGAGCTTCGTGCGGGTCAGGCTGTACTGTATTTCCCGTTGCAGCGGCAGCATTACTACAGCAGCGAAGATGATCCATGGGATGTGCGGTGGGTTCATTTTTACGGTGAACGGCTGCATGATTATATGATTGAGCGGGGGTTGCATCGCAACCTGTTGTGGACGCTGCGGCAGCAGGCTCCATGGGAAGAAGCACATATGGCCCTACTGAATGAAGCCGAGCAGAACCGGATGCTGCGTCCTGCCCAACTATCTACCCTGACCTACGCTGTGCTGGCCGAATTCGTGCAGCATGCTGTTCCACTGAAAAGCACACGCACAAGCAAGGCTGAGAGCCGTATCCTTGGACTTCTTCCACAGATGCAGCAGGAGGCATGCCAACCGTTTTTGTTACAGGATTGGGCAGATATGGCGGGTGTGAGTTCGTATTACTTTTGCAAAATGTTCAAGAGTGCCGTGGAAATGACCCCGATGGAATTTATAACCCGTTCGCGGTTGCAGATGGCGAAGCAGTGGCTGCTGGAACGGCCAACGGCCAACATTGGACAGATCGCAGAGGAGGCGGGGTATCCCAATGCCAGTTATTTTAACCGCCAGTTCTTAGCCCATGAGGGAATGACTCCAACGGATTATCGCGGGCTTTACCACAGTTAA
- a CDS encoding helix-turn-helix domain-containing protein, with translation METSVLICDYSYHYKAFNHNMKGELQTYLFRLQTEGSCKVYVQDEEFKMTGGDLLLLKPGDDYYLVVEEPHKEGRLSSGDYYLFCEGDWIDSWWKRHHRSTVSHIGLDDKLVSLWRSMLLEKRRGPLEENIELNDVLLRGLCLYIDRAIKENIQTDRSVSSTLKLKRFIEEHATVTFKLEEAARYAGLSLSRAVRLFKEHYGQTMIQYAIEIRLNAALERMKYSDMTLEHIAETCGFASYSYFHRVFRSHFGMSPAEYLKSQAHQSIDLEHL, from the coding sequence GTGGAAACCTCAGTACTGATCTGTGACTATTCCTATCACTATAAGGCGTTTAACCATAATATGAAGGGCGAGTTGCAGACTTATCTGTTCCGTCTGCAAACCGAAGGATCTTGCAAGGTATATGTGCAGGATGAAGAATTTAAGATGACTGGCGGCGATTTACTACTGCTTAAACCCGGAGACGATTACTATCTCGTGGTAGAAGAACCTCATAAGGAGGGCCGATTGTCCAGCGGAGACTATTATTTGTTCTGTGAAGGGGATTGGATTGATAGCTGGTGGAAGCGTCACCATCGTTCCACAGTGAGCCACATCGGGCTGGATGATAAATTGGTCAGTCTCTGGCGCAGTATGCTCCTGGAGAAACGCCGTGGACCGCTGGAGGAAAATATAGAACTGAATGACGTACTGCTGCGTGGTTTGTGTCTGTATATCGATCGGGCCATCAAGGAGAATATCCAGACGGATCGTTCTGTTTCCTCGACACTGAAGCTGAAACGATTCATTGAAGAGCATGCCACTGTGACCTTCAAACTCGAAGAAGCCGCCCGCTACGCAGGACTAAGCCTGTCTCGTGCGGTGCGATTGTTCAAGGAGCACTATGGCCAAACGATGATCCAGTATGCGATTGAGATTCGGCTGAACGCTGCCTTGGAGCGTATGAAGTACAGCGATATGACCCTAGAGCATATTGCCGAAACATGCGGCTTTGCAAGCTATTCCTATTTTCACCGGGTATTCCGATCCCACTTTGGAATGTCCCCGGCTGAATATCTCAAATCCCAGGCCCATCAATCCATTGATCTGGAGCATTTATAA
- a CDS encoding aldo/keto reductase, whose amino-acid sequence MEYIEIAGAGKPISRLIKGTDYFYHDSYEKAATNMDAFLAIGGNTVDSAHIYCGGQSEEVLGRYMQERGNRNEIVILTKGAHHDQNGPRVNADAIRSDLLTSLERLQTEHVELYALHRDDPNTPVGVILEALNEHIESGKIGAIGASNWTWQRLEEANAYAAANGLKGFTFSSPNLSLAKANEPFWAGCVSADDETLAWHERTKLPLLSWSSQARGFFTGRFTPEVRDNEDLVRVFYSDGNWERLHRAEQLAESKKTSPIQIALAYVLNQPFPTCALIGAQNQAELLSCDEGSRITLTREELDWLDLGSNVKPSV is encoded by the coding sequence ATGGAATACATTGAAATTGCTGGTGCAGGTAAACCTATCTCCCGACTGATTAAAGGAACCGATTATTTTTACCATGATTCCTATGAGAAAGCAGCTACGAACATGGATGCATTCTTGGCGATTGGCGGTAATACCGTTGACTCCGCGCATATTTATTGTGGCGGGCAGAGTGAAGAAGTGCTCGGACGTTATATGCAGGAACGGGGTAACCGTAACGAGATCGTTATTTTGACCAAAGGTGCGCATCATGACCAGAATGGCCCACGCGTTAACGCTGATGCTATCCGCAGTGACCTTCTAACCAGTCTGGAACGGCTGCAAACGGAACATGTGGAGCTATATGCCCTGCATCGGGACGATCCCAACACACCCGTTGGAGTGATTCTCGAAGCATTGAACGAACATATTGAATCCGGCAAAATCGGCGCGATCGGCGCCTCCAACTGGACCTGGCAGCGGCTAGAAGAAGCTAATGCATATGCAGCTGCTAACGGTCTGAAAGGTTTTACATTCAGCAGTCCGAATCTCAGTCTCGCCAAAGCGAATGAACCGTTCTGGGCCGGCTGTGTATCGGCAGACGATGAAACACTGGCATGGCATGAACGCACCAAGCTTCCTTTGCTGTCCTGGTCATCCCAGGCTCGTGGCTTCTTTACCGGACGATTCACACCTGAAGTTCGGGACAATGAAGATCTGGTTCGTGTGTTTTACAGTGACGGTAACTGGGAACGTTTGCACCGTGCTGAACAATTGGCCGAGTCGAAAAAGACTTCCCCCATCCAGATTGCTCTCGCTTATGTATTGAATCAGCCGTTTCCAACCTGTGCGTTGATAGGTGCCCAGAATCAGGCAGAATTGCTCTCCTGTGACGAAGGTTCTCGTATCACACTAACTCGTGAAGAACTCGATTGGCTGGATTTGGGCAGTAATGTAAAACCAAGCGTGTAA
- a CDS encoding Gfo/Idh/MocA family protein: MSKIKVAVFGCGAIAERRHIPEYAANENVELVAFADPIVERAEKMAETYGGKAYSSYEELLASEEVDAVSVCTPNYLHASMAIAAANAGKHVLVEKPMAVTTEEGEQMIEAAKKNGVYLMVGHNQRLMPPHVKAKEILDSGKLGKVLNFRTSFGHPGPEGWSVDGAESWFFRKEEAIMGAMGDLGVHKSDFIRYLLDDEVSEVAGFISTLHKENTKVDDNATCLLRMKSGAIGTLVASWTQYRAGDNSTVLWCENGVMKIGTVDGDEVIVELTNGTVETYKVGAMSTNEKQVPSGVIDAFVESIVTQTPPSISGEEGLRSLQVILAAFESEKTGQIVKL, encoded by the coding sequence ATGAGTAAAATTAAAGTTGCTGTATTCGGCTGTGGAGCCATTGCCGAGCGCAGACATATTCCAGAGTACGCTGCCAATGAGAACGTAGAACTTGTCGCTTTTGCCGATCCGATCGTGGAGCGTGCGGAGAAGATGGCCGAAACTTACGGCGGTAAAGCTTACTCTAGCTACGAAGAATTGCTTGCAAGCGAAGAAGTGGATGCGGTCAGCGTTTGTACGCCGAACTACCTGCATGCTTCGATGGCCATTGCTGCTGCGAATGCCGGTAAACATGTACTGGTGGAAAAACCGATGGCGGTTACTACCGAAGAAGGCGAGCAAATGATTGAAGCTGCCAAGAAAAACGGTGTGTATCTGATGGTTGGACACAACCAACGTTTGATGCCTCCACACGTAAAAGCCAAAGAAATTCTGGACTCCGGCAAACTCGGTAAAGTCCTGAATTTCCGTACTTCCTTTGGTCATCCAGGTCCGGAAGGCTGGAGCGTAGACGGTGCAGAAAGCTGGTTCTTCCGCAAAGAAGAAGCGATTATGGGAGCCATGGGTGACCTGGGCGTGCACAAATCGGACTTTATCCGCTATTTGCTGGATGATGAAGTATCCGAGGTTGCTGGTTTCATCAGCACACTGCACAAGGAAAACACCAAAGTGGACGATAACGCAACATGCCTGCTTCGCATGAAGAGCGGTGCAATCGGTACGCTGGTAGCGAGCTGGACACAATACAGAGCAGGAGATAACAGTACGGTTCTGTGGTGTGAAAATGGTGTGATGAAGATCGGAACGGTAGATGGTGACGAGGTTATCGTTGAGCTGACTAACGGTACGGTTGAAACATACAAAGTAGGCGCAATGTCTACCAACGAGAAACAAGTACCAAGCGGCGTTATTGACGCTTTTGTCGAGTCGATTGTAACGCAAACACCTCCAAGCATTTCCGGTGAAGAAGGTCTGCGTTCCCTGCAAGTGATTCTGGCAGCATTTGAATCCGAGAAGACTGGTCAAATCGTGAAGCTGTAA
- a CDS encoding response regulator transcription factor — METKRKILIIEDEHDISRISRDYLTKNQYEAAVASNGQDGLQMMDMLQPDYIILDIMLPDMDGIDVCREIRRRNNIPILILSARGSDTDKVLGLGFGADDYMTKPFSLSELLARINAHFRRYDSLALVTERDGTNLLRLANLEIDKKAYKVTLDGNEVSLSAKEFELLHYLASNKNQVFSKSQLLDAIWGYAAYGDENTVTVYIRRLREKIEAYPSHPSVLKTVWGVGYKFNHE, encoded by the coding sequence ATGGAAACCAAACGTAAAATTTTAATTATCGAAGACGAACATGATATTTCGCGCATTTCGCGAGATTATTTGACCAAAAATCAGTATGAAGCCGCAGTGGCCAGCAATGGACAAGACGGGTTGCAGATGATGGATATGCTCCAGCCGGATTACATTATTCTAGATATCATGCTTCCGGATATGGACGGGATCGATGTATGCCGGGAAATTCGGCGGAGAAACAACATTCCCATTCTCATATTGAGTGCACGAGGCAGTGATACCGACAAGGTGCTCGGCCTGGGATTCGGGGCGGATGACTATATGACCAAACCCTTCTCCCTAAGCGAGTTACTCGCCCGCATCAATGCTCATTTCAGACGATATGACAGTTTAGCTTTAGTGACCGAACGAGACGGAACAAATCTACTACGTTTGGCTAACCTGGAAATTGATAAGAAAGCCTATAAGGTCACTTTAGACGGTAACGAGGTTTCTCTTTCCGCCAAGGAATTTGAGCTGCTGCATTATCTCGCGAGCAATAAAAATCAGGTCTTTTCCAAGTCTCAGTTGCTCGATGCAATCTGGGGATATGCTGCATACGGGGATGAAAATACGGTAACTGTGTATATTCGCAGGCTGAGAGAAAAAATCGAGGCATATCCCTCCCATCCGTCTGTTCTAAAGACCGTTTGGGGCGTAGGATACAAATTCAATCATGAATAG
- a CDS encoding Rrf2 family transcriptional regulator yields the protein MKYSKATNYALHTMLFLVATEPEQLVSVHQLAEMQKVSPTYLSKILTKLVKAGMIESTSGANGGYRLSRKNPDPSFLEIIHAIEGQASLFECSQDHNEGCLIQQVMVRAEEEMESYLHNKKMSELAAQMKAAHSV from the coding sequence ATGAAATATTCGAAAGCTACAAACTATGCCCTGCACACCATGCTTTTTCTGGTTGCGACCGAACCGGAACAACTGGTCAGTGTACATCAATTAGCTGAGATGCAGAAAGTATCTCCAACCTACTTATCTAAAATATTGACCAAGCTGGTCAAAGCCGGCATGATTGAATCGACTTCGGGTGCCAATGGTGGTTATCGGCTTAGTCGGAAGAATCCGGACCCTTCATTTCTGGAGATTATCCATGCCATTGAGGGGCAGGCTTCCTTGTTCGAATGCTCGCAGGATCATAACGAAGGCTGCCTGATTCAGCAGGTGATGGTCCGTGCGGAAGAAGAGATGGAGAGTTATTTGCACAATAAAAAAATGTCTGAGCTGGCTGCCCAGATGAAAGCTGCACATTCCGTATAA
- a CDS encoding sugar phosphate isomerase/epimerase family protein, producing the protein MKKLNIGLQLFTLRDETAADFRGTLRKVAELGYEGVEFAGYGDIPAEEMKALLDELGLKGFSSHVSLHAMREDLQQQIDYLKTIGAQYMICPYLMPEDRPENAEGWTKLFNELQQYGAEATKQGLIFGYHNHDFEFHGQVGDENAFDAMFVQTTPEAVQVEMDVCWVQFAGQNPIEYINKYAGRLPLLHLKDFSKDEQGQMKTLELGQGSVNLPAVIEAATSAGVEWLIVEQDVCQNPPLESVANSHNWLKQNYLNQF; encoded by the coding sequence ATGAAAAAACTTAATATTGGTTTGCAATTGTTTACACTCCGTGATGAAACTGCAGCAGATTTCCGTGGAACTTTGCGCAAGGTAGCAGAGCTTGGTTATGAAGGTGTCGAATTCGCCGGATATGGTGACATTCCTGCCGAAGAAATGAAAGCGCTATTGGATGAGCTTGGACTGAAAGGTTTCAGCAGCCACGTTTCATTACATGCTATGCGTGAAGATCTGCAACAACAAATCGACTACCTCAAAACTATTGGGGCTCAATATATGATCTGCCCTTACCTGATGCCCGAAGATCGTCCAGAGAATGCAGAAGGCTGGACCAAACTGTTCAACGAATTGCAACAATATGGTGCAGAAGCGACTAAACAAGGTCTGATCTTCGGTTATCATAACCATGATTTTGAATTCCACGGTCAGGTTGGCGACGAAAATGCCTTTGATGCAATGTTTGTTCAAACGACACCTGAAGCGGTTCAAGTGGAAATGGACGTATGTTGGGTGCAATTTGCTGGACAAAATCCGATTGAGTATATCAACAAATATGCAGGCCGTCTGCCGTTGCTTCACTTGAAAGACTTCAGCAAAGACGAACAGGGCCAGATGAAGACACTGGAACTGGGACAAGGTTCAGTTAATCTGCCAGCTGTTATTGAAGCGGCTACAAGTGCAGGTGTAGAATGGCTGATCGTGGAACAGGACGTTTGCCAGAATCCACCGCTTGAAAGCGTAGCCAACAGCCATAACTGGCTGAAACAGAATTACTTGAACCAATTCTAA
- a CDS encoding Gfo/Idh/MocA family protein has translation MNSDRKLRWGILGSASIAVGSVIPGLQQSELNEVTAIASRDEEKAKQTADKLGIPQAYGSYEALLADDSIDAVYIPLPNHLHREWTLRAAEAGKHILCEKPLALTEQEAQEMVQACEDAGVHLAEALMYRHHPRYDQIKDIIASGEIGEIRGIHSTFSFNSSGSTGNVRFRRDWGGGALYDIGCYSISAARLILGQEPSAATVIGMFSPEHDHVDMMASGLLEFDNHIGVTFDSSMWAAFRNTLEVLGTDGIIEVPSAFISNRDRSSNFFVTVDGERKEIEVPQVNHYSLQGDDMARAVLQGKALRFDPSDAIANMKVLEACLRSAEERTRITL, from the coding sequence ATGAATTCAGATCGAAAACTGCGCTGGGGAATTCTTGGTAGCGCTAGCATTGCCGTAGGATCCGTTATTCCAGGTTTGCAGCAATCCGAGTTGAATGAAGTGACTGCCATTGCTAGTCGAGATGAAGAAAAAGCAAAACAAACTGCTGACAAACTCGGCATTCCTCAAGCTTATGGCAGCTATGAAGCTTTGCTTGCTGACGATTCCATTGATGCGGTCTACATCCCGCTTCCGAACCATCTGCACCGGGAGTGGACACTCCGTGCCGCAGAAGCTGGTAAACATATTTTGTGTGAGAAGCCACTGGCACTGACGGAGCAGGAAGCTCAGGAAATGGTGCAAGCCTGCGAAGACGCTGGTGTGCATCTCGCTGAAGCTCTCATGTACCGACATCATCCACGTTATGATCAGATTAAGGATATTATCGCCAGCGGAGAAATTGGTGAGATCCGCGGCATTCATAGTACATTTTCGTTCAACAGTTCAGGCTCTACAGGTAATGTTCGCTTTCGGCGTGATTGGGGCGGCGGTGCGCTGTATGATATCGGCTGTTATTCCATCAGTGCAGCACGCTTGATACTTGGTCAAGAGCCTTCGGCGGCAACCGTCATTGGCATGTTCTCCCCTGAACATGATCATGTGGATATGATGGCTTCCGGCTTGCTTGAGTTCGACAATCATATTGGCGTCACCTTTGACAGCAGCATGTGGGCAGCCTTCCGCAACACACTGGAGGTACTTGGAACAGATGGCATCATTGAGGTTCCTTCTGCCTTTATCAGCAATAGGGATCGCAGCTCCAACTTCTTCGTAACTGTTGACGGTGAGCGTAAGGAGATTGAAGTCCCACAGGTCAATCACTACTCCCTCCAGGGCGACGATATGGCACGAGCTGTGCTTCAAGGTAAAGCTCTGCGCTTCGATCCATCCGATGCTATAGCCAATATGAAAGTACTCGAAGCTTGTCTTCGTTCAGCGGAAGAACGTACACGCATTACACTATAA